A genomic segment from Pseudorca crassidens isolate mPseCra1 chromosome 4, mPseCra1.hap1, whole genome shotgun sequence encodes:
- the LOC137223127 gene encoding thymosin beta-4-like, protein MSDKPDMAEIEKSDKSKLKKTETKEKNPLPSQETIEQEKQAGES, encoded by the coding sequence ATGTCTGACAAGCCCGATATGGCTGAGATTGAGAAATCCGATAAGTCgaaactgaagaaaacagaaacgaaAGAGAAAAATCCACTGCCTTCACAAGAAACGATTGAACAGGAGAAGCAAGCGGGCGAGTCGTAA